One region of Arvicola amphibius chromosome 3, mArvAmp1.2, whole genome shotgun sequence genomic DNA includes:
- the Apoa5 gene encoding apolipoprotein A-V isoform X1, with product MKEELLGLEQLAPRARFQDLVPSFALSPDRASAYLPFRAHHVFAATQARKDFLDYFRQSSRDKGMMGQQQKVARESTKNGLEQDLYNLNNFLGKLSPSSGPGKDPHPIPQDPEGMRKQLQQELGEVRAHLGPYMAAKHQQVGWNLEGLRQQLKPYTVELMEQVGMSVRELQEQLRLVGEDTKAQLLGGVDEALSLLQEMQSRVLHHTDRVKKLFHPYAERLVTGIGHHVQELHRSVAPHAAASPTRLSRCVQSLSHKLTLKAKDLHTSIQRNLDQLREGLSAFVRTSADGAEDGDSLDPQALSEEVRQRLQAFRQDTFLQIAAFTRAIDQETEEVQQQLAPPPPGHSAFAPELEHPDKDKALNKLQSRLDDLWEDISYGLHDHAHSQPGEP from the exons ATGAAAGAAGAGTTACTGGGATTGGAGCAGCTAGCCCCTAGAGCACGGTTTCAAGATCTAGTCCCTTCTTTTGCCCTTTCTCCTGATCGAGCCTCCGCCTACCTTCCTTTCAGAGCGCATCATG TGTTTGCAGCTACTCAGGCACGGAAGGATTTCTTGGACTACTTCAGACAGAGCAGCAGGGACAAAGGCATGATGGGCCAGCAGCAGAAGGTGGCACGGGA GAGCACGAAAAATGGCTTGGAGCAAGACCTCTACAATCTGAACAATTTCCTAGGAAAGCTGAGCCCCTCAAGTGGGCCGGGGAAGGATCCTCACCCAATACCACAGGATCCAGAAGGCATGAGGAAGCAGcttcagcaggagctgggggaggtgaGAGCTCACCTGGGGCCCTACATGGCTGCGAAGCACCAGCAGGTAGGCTGGAACTTGGAGGGCTTGAGGCAGCAGCTGAAGCCCTACACGGTGGAGCTGATGGAGCAGGTGGGCATGAGCGTGCGGGAGCTGCAAGAACAGTTGCGTCTGGTGGGAGAAGACACCAAGGCCCAGCTGCTGGGGGGCGTGGACGAGGCACTGAGCCTGCTGCAGGAAATGCAAAGTCGAGTGCTGCATCACACAGACCGGGTCAAAAAACTCTTCCACCCTTACGCAGAGCGCTTGGTGACCGGCATTGGGCACCATGTACAGGAGCTGCACCGCAGTGTCGCTCCTCACGCGGCTGCCAGCCCCACGCGACTCAGCCGCTGTGTGCAGAGTCTGTCCCACAAACTCACACTCAAGGCAAAGGACCTGCACACCAGCATCCAGCGCAACCTGGACCAGCTGCGCGAGgggctcagcgcctttgtccgcACCAGCGCAGATGGGGCCGAGGATGGAGACTCCCTGGACCCCCAGGCACTATCTGAGGAGGTCCGCCAGAGACTCCAGGCTTTTCGACAGGACACCTTCCTACAGATCGCTGCATTCACTCGGGCCATTgaccaggagacagaggaagttCAGCAGCAGCTAGCACCACCCCCGCCTGGCCACAGCGCCTTCGCTCCTGAGTTGGAACACCCGGACAAGGACAAGGCCCTGAACAAACTGCAGAGCCGACTGGATGACTTGTGGGAAGATATTAGCTATGGCCTTCACGACCACGCCCATAGCCAGCCGGGAGAGCCCTGA
- the Apoa5 gene encoding apolipoprotein A-V isoform X2 — protein MVSMAAVITWALALLSVFAATQARKDFLDYFRQSSRDKGMMGQQQKVARESTKNGLEQDLYNLNNFLGKLSPSSGPGKDPHPIPQDPEGMRKQLQQELGEVRAHLGPYMAAKHQQVGWNLEGLRQQLKPYTVELMEQVGMSVRELQEQLRLVGEDTKAQLLGGVDEALSLLQEMQSRVLHHTDRVKKLFHPYAERLVTGIGHHVQELHRSVAPHAAASPTRLSRCVQSLSHKLTLKAKDLHTSIQRNLDQLREGLSAFVRTSADGAEDGDSLDPQALSEEVRQRLQAFRQDTFLQIAAFTRAIDQETEEVQQQLAPPPPGHSAFAPELEHPDKDKALNKLQSRLDDLWEDISYGLHDHAHSQPGEP, from the exons ATGGTAAGCATGGCTGCAGTCATCACTTGGGCCCTGGCCCTCCTCTCAG TGTTTGCAGCTACTCAGGCACGGAAGGATTTCTTGGACTACTTCAGACAGAGCAGCAGGGACAAAGGCATGATGGGCCAGCAGCAGAAGGTGGCACGGGA GAGCACGAAAAATGGCTTGGAGCAAGACCTCTACAATCTGAACAATTTCCTAGGAAAGCTGAGCCCCTCAAGTGGGCCGGGGAAGGATCCTCACCCAATACCACAGGATCCAGAAGGCATGAGGAAGCAGcttcagcaggagctgggggaggtgaGAGCTCACCTGGGGCCCTACATGGCTGCGAAGCACCAGCAGGTAGGCTGGAACTTGGAGGGCTTGAGGCAGCAGCTGAAGCCCTACACGGTGGAGCTGATGGAGCAGGTGGGCATGAGCGTGCGGGAGCTGCAAGAACAGTTGCGTCTGGTGGGAGAAGACACCAAGGCCCAGCTGCTGGGGGGCGTGGACGAGGCACTGAGCCTGCTGCAGGAAATGCAAAGTCGAGTGCTGCATCACACAGACCGGGTCAAAAAACTCTTCCACCCTTACGCAGAGCGCTTGGTGACCGGCATTGGGCACCATGTACAGGAGCTGCACCGCAGTGTCGCTCCTCACGCGGCTGCCAGCCCCACGCGACTCAGCCGCTGTGTGCAGAGTCTGTCCCACAAACTCACACTCAAGGCAAAGGACCTGCACACCAGCATCCAGCGCAACCTGGACCAGCTGCGCGAGgggctcagcgcctttgtccgcACCAGCGCAGATGGGGCCGAGGATGGAGACTCCCTGGACCCCCAGGCACTATCTGAGGAGGTCCGCCAGAGACTCCAGGCTTTTCGACAGGACACCTTCCTACAGATCGCTGCATTCACTCGGGCCATTgaccaggagacagaggaagttCAGCAGCAGCTAGCACCACCCCCGCCTGGCCACAGCGCCTTCGCTCCTGAGTTGGAACACCCGGACAAGGACAAGGCCCTGAACAAACTGCAGAGCCGACTGGATGACTTGTGGGAAGATATTAGCTATGGCCTTCACGACCACGCCCATAGCCAGCCGGGAGAGCCCTGA
- the Zpr1 gene encoding zinc finger protein ZPR1 isoform X1, which produces MSASGAVQPGPPGPGAAVGPSPSAAGSPATGLLFRPLSAEDEEQQPTEIESLCMNCYRNGTTRLLLTKIPFFREIIVSSFFCEHCGWNNTEIQSAGRIQDQGVRYTLTVRGQEDMNREVVKTDSATTRIPELDFEIPAFSQKGALTTVEGLISRAISGLEQDQPTRRAMEHAIAERIDEFIGKLKDLKKVASPFTLIIDDPSGNSFVENPHAPQKDDALVITHYNRTPQQAEMLGLQAEAPEEKSEEEDLRNEVLQFNTNCPECNAPAQTNMKLVQIPHFKDVIIMATNCENCGHRTNEVKSGGAVEPLGTKITLHITDPSDMTRDLLKSETCSVEIPELEFELGMAVLGGKFTTLEGLLKDIRELVTKNPFTLGDSSNPNQSEKLQEFSQKLDQIIEGKLKAHFVMNDPAGNSYLQNVYAPEDDPEMKVERYTRTFDQNEELGLNDMKTEGYEAGLAPQR; this is translated from the exons ATGTCCGCCAGCGGGGCTGTGCAGCCCGGGCCCCCGGGGCCGGGGGCTGCAGTTGGGCCCTCGCCCTCCGCGGCCGGATCGCCAGCCACGGGGCTCTTGTTCCGGCCCCTCAGCGCCGAGGACGAGGAGCAGCAGCCCACCGAGATCGAGTCGCTGTGCATGAACTGTTACCGTAAC GGCACGACGCGCCTTCTGCTCACCAAGATCCCCTTCTTTAGAGAAATAATCGTGAGCTCCTTTTTCTGCGAGCACTGCGGTTGGAACAACACGGAGATCCAGTCTGCAGGCAGGATCCAGGACCAGGGAGTGCGCTACACTTTGACCGTTAGGGGCCAAGAG GACATGAACAGAGAAGTAGTGAAGACAGACTCTGCCACCACAAGGATCCCGGAGCTGGATTTCGAAATTCCAGCCTTCAGCCAGAAGGGAG CTCTGACCACCGTTGAAGGATTGATCAGCCGTGCCATCTCTGGCCTGGAACAGGACCAGCCCACACGACGG GCGATGGAACACGCCATAGCTGAAAGAATCGATGAGTTCATCGGCAAACTGAAGGACCTAAAGAAGGTGGCTTCCCCATTCACTCTG ATCATTGATGATCCCTCGGGAAACAGCTTTGTAGAAAACCCACATGCTCCCCAGAAAGACGATGCCTTGGTGATCACACACTACAACCGAACCCCACAGCAAGCCGAGATGCTGGGGCTCCAG GCAGAAGCACCAgaagagaagtcagaagaggaagaTCTCAGAAATGAA GTGCTCCAGTTCAACACCAACTGCCCAGAGTGCAATGCCCCAGCTCAGACCAACATGAAGCTAGTCC AAATCCCCCACTTTAAAGATGTTATCATCATGGCCACCAACTGCGAGAACTGTGGGCATCGGACTAATGAG GTGAAGTCTGGAGGAGCAGTAGAGCCCTTGGGTACCAAGATCACCCTCCACATCACAGACCCCTCAGACATGACCAGAGACCTCCTCAAG TCTGAGACGTGCAGTGTGGAAATCCCCGAGCTGGAGTTTGAACTGGGAATGGCTGTCCTTGGGGGCAAGTTCACCACTCTGGAAGGGCTTCTGAAAGACATCCGAGAACTG GTAACCAAGAACCCATTCACACTGGGCGACAGCTCGAATCCTAACCAGTCAGAGAAACTGCAAGAGTTTAGTCAGAAGTTGGACCAG ATCATCGAGGGCAAGCTGAAGGCCCACTTTGTTATGAACGATCCAGCAGGAAACAGTTACCTGCAG AATGTGTATGCCCCAGAAGATGATCCAGAGATGAAAGTAGAGCGGTACACGCGTACCTTTGACCAAAATGAGGAGCTTGGGCTCAATGACATGAAGACAGAGGGCTATGAGGCAGGCCTGGCCCCACAGCGGTAG
- the Zpr1 gene encoding zinc finger protein ZPR1 isoform X2: MEGREKKHLGWRLIEKLSWLPPREATLLTSLARTFFLPGQDMNREVVKTDSATTRIPELDFEIPAFSQKGALTTVEGLISRAISGLEQDQPTRRAMEHAIAERIDEFIGKLKDLKKVASPFTLIIDDPSGNSFVENPHAPQKDDALVITHYNRTPQQAEMLGLQAEAPEEKSEEEDLRNEVLQFNTNCPECNAPAQTNMKLVQIPHFKDVIIMATNCENCGHRTNEVKSGGAVEPLGTKITLHITDPSDMTRDLLKSETCSVEIPELEFELGMAVLGGKFTTLEGLLKDIRELVTKNPFTLGDSSNPNQSEKLQEFSQKLDQIIEGKLKAHFVMNDPAGNSYLQNVYAPEDDPEMKVERYTRTFDQNEELGLNDMKTEGYEAGLAPQR, translated from the exons atggaagggagggagaagaaacatcTAGGCTGGCGTCTGATAGAGAAGCTGAGCTGGTTGCCTCCCAGAGAAGCCACATTGCTGACCTCTCTTGCTAGAACGTTTTTCCTTCCGGGCCAGGACATGAACAGAGAAGTAGTGAAGACAGACTCTGCCACCACAAGGATCCCGGAGCTGGATTTCGAAATTCCAGCCTTCAGCCAGAAGGGAG CTCTGACCACCGTTGAAGGATTGATCAGCCGTGCCATCTCTGGCCTGGAACAGGACCAGCCCACACGACGG GCGATGGAACACGCCATAGCTGAAAGAATCGATGAGTTCATCGGCAAACTGAAGGACCTAAAGAAGGTGGCTTCCCCATTCACTCTG ATCATTGATGATCCCTCGGGAAACAGCTTTGTAGAAAACCCACATGCTCCCCAGAAAGACGATGCCTTGGTGATCACACACTACAACCGAACCCCACAGCAAGCCGAGATGCTGGGGCTCCAG GCAGAAGCACCAgaagagaagtcagaagaggaagaTCTCAGAAATGAA GTGCTCCAGTTCAACACCAACTGCCCAGAGTGCAATGCCCCAGCTCAGACCAACATGAAGCTAGTCC AAATCCCCCACTTTAAAGATGTTATCATCATGGCCACCAACTGCGAGAACTGTGGGCATCGGACTAATGAG GTGAAGTCTGGAGGAGCAGTAGAGCCCTTGGGTACCAAGATCACCCTCCACATCACAGACCCCTCAGACATGACCAGAGACCTCCTCAAG TCTGAGACGTGCAGTGTGGAAATCCCCGAGCTGGAGTTTGAACTGGGAATGGCTGTCCTTGGGGGCAAGTTCACCACTCTGGAAGGGCTTCTGAAAGACATCCGAGAACTG GTAACCAAGAACCCATTCACACTGGGCGACAGCTCGAATCCTAACCAGTCAGAGAAACTGCAAGAGTTTAGTCAGAAGTTGGACCAG ATCATCGAGGGCAAGCTGAAGGCCCACTTTGTTATGAACGATCCAGCAGGAAACAGTTACCTGCAG AATGTGTATGCCCCAGAAGATGATCCAGAGATGAAAGTAGAGCGGTACACGCGTACCTTTGACCAAAATGAGGAGCTTGGGCTCAATGACATGAAGACAGAGGGCTATGAGGCAGGCCTGGCCCCACAGCGGTAG